A genomic region of Catalinimonas niigatensis contains the following coding sequences:
- a CDS encoding EboA domain-containing protein, with the protein MEATTYQVDLAQAREFLYQLIRKQASPEGIQWLDQQTSKLRQQWNPRTFYFSFSSVPRFMGKDSITYSEEIRKQAHQLRPGFDPTGWDVTQVARTYILLFLPHDDAKEYLLTINRMCETADMYEQQALYAALPLLPHPKELTGRAAEGVRTNMTNVFDAIALHNPYPADHMEQEAWNQLLLKAVFMGRPLYKIYHADQRANPELARMLIDFTHERWAAHRQVTPEIWRFVAPYLNEEHLPDLEKSIRQGEPLEVEAALLACAENNYSGGRLLLDNHPEVKGRIDKGEINWQNIGERFHASTN; encoded by the coding sequence ATGGAAGCAACAACTTATCAGGTAGATTTAGCCCAGGCCCGGGAATTCTTGTACCAACTTATCAGGAAGCAGGCGAGTCCGGAAGGAATACAATGGCTGGACCAGCAGACCAGTAAGCTCCGTCAGCAATGGAATCCACGCACTTTTTATTTCTCCTTCAGTTCCGTTCCCCGTTTTATGGGTAAAGATTCTATCACCTATTCTGAAGAAATACGAAAGCAGGCGCATCAACTACGCCCGGGCTTTGATCCTACAGGCTGGGATGTAACGCAGGTAGCCCGTACCTATATACTGCTTTTTCTCCCTCATGATGATGCTAAAGAGTATCTCCTCACCATCAACAGGATGTGTGAAACAGCGGATATGTACGAACAACAGGCATTATATGCGGCCTTGCCTTTACTGCCTCACCCCAAAGAGCTTACCGGCAGAGCAGCCGAAGGCGTCCGTACCAACATGACCAATGTTTTTGATGCCATTGCACTACACAATCCCTATCCGGCAGACCACATGGAGCAGGAAGCCTGGAATCAGTTGCTGCTCAAAGCGGTGTTTATGGGAAGGCCACTTTACAAAATTTATCATGCAGATCAGCGGGCAAATCCTGAATTAGCCCGTATGCTGATTGATTTTACCCACGAACGCTGGGCTGCTCATCGGCAGGTGACGCCAGAGATCTGGCGCTTTGTAGCACCCTACCTCAATGAAGAACACCTTCCTGACCTGGAAAAATCTATCAGACAGGGTGAGCCGCTGGAGGTGGAAGCCGCTTTGCTGGCCTGCGCTGAGAATAATTACAGCGGAGGCAGATTACTACTGGATAACCATCCGGAAGTCAAAGGACGCATTGATAAAGGAGAGATCAACTGGCAAAATATAGGAGAGCGCTTTCATGCTTCAACTAACTGA
- a CDS encoding TatD family hydrolase, which produces MKFIDPHIHVTSRTTDDYEAMQAAGIVAIIEPAFWLGQPRTRVGSFQDYFNSLVGFERFRASQFGIKHYCTIGLNSKEANNERLAEQVMELLPLYVGKEGVVAVGEIGYDDQTPAEDKYYRIQLELAREVDIPVMIHTPHRDKKRGTTRSMDVCIEHGLKPNMVVVDHNNEETVKEVLDRGFWAAFTIYPHTKMGSERMVEIVKQYGTERIIVDSAADWGVSDPLAVPKTARLMLEKGISEADVHQVCYQNALEAYGQSGQMKESDWEDVAIDQREKYSGNSVLRGGQTPKVKGSSDIVEN; this is translated from the coding sequence ATGAAATTCATAGATCCCCATATACACGTTACTTCCCGCACTACCGATGACTACGAAGCCATGCAGGCAGCGGGCATTGTCGCTATCATTGAACCGGCCTTCTGGCTGGGACAACCCCGTACCAGAGTGGGTAGCTTCCAAGATTATTTTAACAGCCTGGTTGGCTTTGAGCGTTTCCGGGCCAGCCAGTTCGGCATCAAACACTATTGTACGATTGGCCTTAATTCCAAAGAAGCCAACAACGAAAGACTGGCTGAGCAGGTGATGGAGCTACTTCCACTTTATGTGGGCAAAGAAGGCGTGGTCGCAGTGGGAGAGATCGGCTACGACGACCAGACGCCCGCTGAAGACAAATACTACCGCATACAACTGGAACTCGCCAGAGAAGTAGATATACCCGTAATGATTCATACGCCACACCGCGACAAAAAGAGAGGTACCACCCGAAGCATGGATGTTTGCATAGAGCACGGACTAAAACCTAATATGGTGGTGGTAGACCACAACAATGAGGAAACCGTGAAAGAAGTACTGGACCGGGGTTTTTGGGCAGCTTTTACCATTTATCCCCATACCAAAATGGGCAGCGAGCGTATGGTAGAGATTGTAAAGCAATACGGTACAGAACGCATTATCGTGGATAGTGCCGCCGACTGGGGTGTCAGTGATCCGCTGGCAGTGCCCAAAACAGCCAGGCTGATGCTGGAAAAAGGGATTTCTGAAGCAGATGTGCATCAGGTATGCTATCAGAATGCACTGGAAGCCTACGGCCAGAGTGGACAGATGAAAGAGAGTGACTGGGAAGATGTTGCGATTGACCAACGTGAGAAGTATTCTGGCAACAGTGTGTTGCGCGGTGGACAAACGCCCAAAGTCAAAGGCTCTTCGGATATTGTGGAGAATTGA
- the eboC gene encoding UbiA-like protein EboC (EboC, a homolog the polyprenyltransferase UbiA, belongs to system of proteins involved in the trafficking of precursor metabolites to an extracytoplasmic compartment so that the biosynthesis of certain natural products, such as scytonemin, can be completed.) — translation MKRLIAHIKLMRPANVVTAIADIMAGFAASGMVVFWLENAEGGPTLFWLVMSTIGLYAGGVVFNDVFDAELDQIERPERPIPSGAASVFSAGTFGALLLAAGIFSAWMVSDTSLLLALFIAACALVYDGWGKHQAVLGPVNMGLCRGANLLLGVSAVPAVLTEVWYISLIPIVYISAITMISRGEVHGGDRSTLRWAGIMYGVIFISLILLAWVFSAAFWQVLPFLALLAYFIFPPLFRALRDPQPKHIGMAVKAGILSLIILDAALATAFAGWLYGLLVVLLFPVSRLVAKAFAVT, via the coding sequence ATGAAAAGACTCATTGCGCATATCAAACTGATGCGTCCTGCCAACGTAGTAACTGCCATTGCTGATATCATGGCGGGATTTGCCGCTTCCGGTATGGTCGTTTTTTGGCTGGAAAATGCAGAAGGTGGCCCTACTTTGTTTTGGCTGGTGATGAGTACCATCGGCCTCTATGCAGGCGGAGTGGTTTTTAACGATGTGTTTGACGCAGAGCTTGATCAGATAGAAAGGCCTGAGCGGCCTATTCCCAGTGGAGCAGCCAGTGTATTTAGCGCAGGTACTTTTGGAGCCTTGCTACTGGCAGCCGGAATCTTCTCAGCATGGATGGTTTCCGATACCAGCTTACTTTTGGCCCTCTTCATCGCGGCTTGCGCTTTGGTCTATGATGGCTGGGGAAAACATCAGGCGGTCTTAGGACCTGTCAACATGGGGCTGTGCAGAGGAGCAAATCTGCTCCTGGGCGTTAGTGCGGTACCCGCTGTACTGACTGAAGTCTGGTACATCAGCCTGATCCCCATCGTGTATATCTCTGCCATTACCATGATCAGCCGGGGCGAAGTACATGGAGGCGACAGGAGTACCCTGCGTTGGGCAGGTATCATGTACGGTGTTATTTTTATCAGCCTTATCCTTTTGGCCTGGGTTTTCAGTGCAGCCTTCTGGCAGGTTCTGCCTTTTTTGGCCCTGCTGGCCTACTTTATTTTCCCTCCCCTTTTCCGTGCTTTGCGCGACCCTCAACCTAAGCATATTGGTATGGCTGTAAAGGCGGGTATCTTATCACTCATCATCCTGGACGCCGCATTGGCTACCGCTTTTGCTGGCTGGTTGTATGGCTTGCTGGTCGTACTGCTGTTTCCTGTTTCCCGACTGGTGGCAAAAGCCTTTGCGGTAACGTAA
- a CDS encoding 3-dehydroquinate synthase yields the protein MKPIQQSFSVPFQYQVFFTEKLFHPSNTILVDLIKSKQPPKVYFVIDSGVADAHPELITQIRQYAQHYAHQFTLCAEPLLVPGGEQAKNDTDYLQQIVEATHLYGIDRHSYIIAVGGGAVLDMVGFASAVSHRGIRHIRIPTTVLSQNDSGVGVKNSINYFGKKNYLGTFAPPFAVINDFDFLSTLDERDWRGGISEAIKVALIKDAAFFAQMEEQAEALADREPEPMQSLIYRCAEMHLEHIGGGDPFEMGSSRPLDFGHWAAHKLEQLTNYSIRHGEAVAIGIALDVTYSYLKGMITESALHRVIHLMKTLGFTLYVPELKQEEILKGLGEFREHLGGELTIMLLEEIGKGVEIHEMDSALIREAISQLEVFEKMDLEV from the coding sequence ATGAAGCCTATACAGCAGTCATTCAGCGTACCTTTTCAATACCAGGTTTTTTTTACAGAAAAGCTTTTCCACCCCAGCAACACCATCCTAGTTGATCTGATCAAAAGCAAACAGCCACCAAAAGTATATTTTGTAATAGACTCAGGCGTAGCGGATGCACATCCGGAATTGATTACTCAAATCAGGCAGTATGCCCAACATTACGCACATCAATTTACCTTATGTGCTGAGCCTTTGCTGGTGCCCGGAGGAGAGCAGGCTAAGAATGACACTGACTATCTGCAACAGATTGTAGAAGCTACCCATTTGTATGGAATAGACCGGCATTCTTATATCATTGCCGTGGGTGGAGGAGCAGTGTTAGATATGGTGGGCTTTGCCAGTGCAGTATCACACCGGGGTATCCGTCATATCAGGATTCCCACAACAGTATTGTCACAGAACGATTCAGGGGTAGGTGTCAAGAACAGCATAAACTATTTTGGAAAAAAGAACTATCTCGGCACTTTTGCTCCTCCTTTCGCCGTCATCAATGACTTTGATTTCCTCTCTACACTGGATGAGCGCGATTGGAGAGGAGGTATTTCCGAAGCGATTAAAGTAGCCCTGATCAAGGATGCTGCTTTTTTTGCACAGATGGAAGAACAGGCAGAAGCATTGGCAGACAGAGAGCCTGAGCCAATGCAGTCCCTCATCTACCGCTGTGCAGAGATGCACCTGGAACACATTGGTGGAGGCGATCCTTTTGAGATGGGATCTTCGCGTCCGCTGGACTTTGGGCACTGGGCTGCACATAAGCTGGAGCAACTCACAAATTATAGCATACGCCACGGAGAGGCCGTAGCAATAGGAATTGCACTGGATGTCACTTATTCCTACCTCAAAGGAATGATTACCGAATCAGCACTGCATCGGGTCATCCATTTGATGAAAACTTTAGGCTTTACCCTGTACGTACCTGAGCTTAAGCAAGAGGAAATTTTAAAGGGTTTAGGTGAATTTAGAGAGCATCTGGGCGGTGAGCTTACCATCATGCTGCTGGAAGAGATTGGCAAAGGGGTAGAAATTCATGAGATGGACTCTGCCCTCATCCGGGAGGCGATCAGCCAACTGGAAGTTTTTGAGAAAATGGATCTGGAAGTATAA
- the eboE gene encoding metabolite traffic protein EboE, producing MQLDQHYQLTYCTNIHPGEDWNTVMETLYTYIPPVKQVLSPEAPFGIGLRLSRQAADQLMNAHCLATFKNWLTAHNCYVFTMNGFPYGGFHRQRVKDDVHQPDWTTTERYEYTRNLFYILTELLPEGMDGGISTSPLSYKHWHKSASELDVVMEKSLDHLVQIAVQLHEIRQKSGHLLHLDIEPEPDGLLEDTQTTLDFYKNWLIPQGVKILEKKGMSVEQAEECLREHIRLCYDVCHFAVMNESPESVLQKFASEDIRIGKVQISAALKAILPDSNRKAKEAAFRQFAESTYLHQVVAIDQQGNRRQYPDLPQALEEIHKPEIREWRTHFHVPVFLENYGELQSTQDDVIRTLNYLKTHHPTHHLEVETYTWEVLPEDIRLEMADSIVRELEWVRENFIEA from the coding sequence ATGCAACTTGATCAGCACTACCAACTTACCTATTGCACCAATATTCACCCCGGAGAGGATTGGAATACCGTGATGGAGACATTATACACCTACATTCCTCCGGTAAAGCAGGTCTTATCTCCGGAGGCACCTTTTGGAATTGGACTACGCCTTTCCCGGCAAGCGGCAGATCAGCTGATGAATGCGCACTGCCTGGCTACTTTCAAAAACTGGCTGACAGCCCACAATTGTTATGTGTTTACTATGAATGGCTTTCCCTATGGAGGCTTTCATCGCCAAAGGGTAAAAGATGACGTGCATCAGCCTGACTGGACTACAACGGAGCGTTATGAATATACCCGTAACCTTTTTTACATCCTAACTGAACTCTTACCTGAGGGTATGGATGGGGGTATTTCTACTTCGCCCTTATCTTACAAACACTGGCATAAGTCTGCATCCGAACTTGATGTAGTGATGGAAAAAAGCCTAGACCATCTGGTGCAAATAGCCGTTCAGCTGCACGAAATCCGGCAAAAGAGCGGTCATCTGCTGCACCTGGATATAGAGCCCGAGCCGGATGGGCTGCTGGAAGATACCCAGACTACGCTGGATTTTTACAAAAACTGGCTCATCCCACAAGGCGTGAAAATTTTGGAAAAAAAAGGTATGAGCGTAGAGCAGGCAGAAGAGTGCTTGCGAGAGCATATTCGCTTATGTTATGATGTCTGCCACTTTGCGGTAATGAACGAATCACCGGAAAGTGTATTGCAAAAGTTTGCCTCTGAAGACATCCGCATTGGCAAGGTACAGATCAGTGCGGCACTCAAAGCGATCTTACCAGACAGTAACAGAAAGGCCAAAGAAGCCGCATTCCGACAGTTTGCCGAATCTACCTACTTGCATCAGGTAGTGGCGATAGATCAGCAGGGCAACAGGAGACAATATCCCGACTTGCCGCAGGCTTTGGAAGAGATCCACAAGCCGGAAATCAGAGAATGGAGAACCCACTTCCATGTACCGGTATTTCTGGAAAACTACGGGGAGCTGCAATCTACCCAGGATGATGTGATCAGGACATTGAATTACCTGAAAACCCATCATCCTACCCATCATCTGGAAGTTGAAACCTATACCTGGGAAGTGCTGCCTGAAGATATCCGCCTGGAGATGGCTGATTCTATCGTAAGAGAGTTAGAGTGGGTAAGAGAAAATTTTATAGAAGCATGA
- a CDS encoding alkaline phosphatase family protein, whose protein sequence is MKKTVVINVVALSPRLIGEHTPFLKSWRDKGKQISIDPPLPAVTCSSQYTYLTGKWPTEHGIVGNGWYFRDECEIKLWRQSNHLVQATKIWEEAKKADPNFSCANMFWWYNMYSSADYSVTPRPLYPSDGRKLPDIYTHPMDMRDRLQLELGQFPLFSFWGPNANISSTRWIAESSKKVEEWHNPTLTLIYLPHLDYNLQRCGIDFSKISQDLREIDDVCRDLITFYEARGAQVMLLSEYGITNVDHPVHINRALRKKGYITIKEELGLERLDAGASRAFAVADHQIAHVYVNDKSILAEVKQLLTSLHGVEHVLDEEGKKKYHIDHERAGDLVVVADKDSWFTYYYWLDDQKAPDFARTVDIHQKPGYDPVETFADPDIKFLKAKVGMKLIKKKLGFRYLMDVIPLDATLVKGSHGRIPESVEDRPLLISQSPELLPIESVAAPEVYQLMMDHLRK, encoded by the coding sequence ATGAAGAAGACTGTAGTAATCAACGTAGTAGCTTTATCCCCCCGCCTCATTGGCGAACATACCCCTTTCCTGAAAAGCTGGCGCGACAAAGGCAAACAGATTTCTATAGACCCCCCTCTGCCTGCCGTTACCTGTTCATCCCAATATACCTACCTTACCGGTAAATGGCCGACCGAGCACGGGATCGTAGGCAATGGCTGGTACTTTCGTGATGAATGTGAAATCAAGCTCTGGCGGCAGTCCAACCACCTGGTGCAGGCTACTAAAATCTGGGAAGAGGCGAAGAAGGCAGATCCTAATTTTAGCTGTGCCAATATGTTCTGGTGGTACAATATGTACTCCAGCGCAGATTACTCTGTCACTCCTCGTCCCCTTTATCCTTCCGACGGCCGTAAGCTGCCGGATATCTATACCCACCCGATGGATATGCGTGATCGGCTGCAACTGGAACTGGGGCAGTTTCCACTCTTTAGTTTCTGGGGACCCAATGCCAATATCAGCTCTACCCGCTGGATTGCCGAATCCAGCAAAAAGGTGGAAGAATGGCATAATCCTACCCTCACTCTTATTTATCTGCCCCATCTGGACTATAATTTACAAAGATGCGGCATAGATTTTTCTAAAATCTCTCAGGACCTGCGTGAGATTGACGATGTCTGTCGGGATCTGATCACATTTTACGAAGCAAGGGGCGCCCAGGTAATGCTACTTTCGGAGTATGGCATTACAAATGTGGACCATCCGGTACATATCAACCGGGCTTTGCGAAAGAAGGGGTACATTACGATTAAAGAAGAGCTGGGGCTGGAAAGACTTGATGCCGGGGCCAGCCGTGCCTTTGCAGTTGCGGACCACCAGATTGCCCATGTCTATGTCAATGACAAAAGTATTTTAGCTGAGGTCAAACAGTTGCTCACATCACTACATGGAGTAGAACATGTGCTGGATGAGGAAGGCAAGAAGAAGTACCACATCGACCATGAACGTGCCGGAGACCTGGTAGTTGTAGCCGATAAAGATTCGTGGTTTACCTACTATTACTGGCTGGATGATCAGAAGGCACCTGACTTTGCCCGCACCGTAGATATTCACCAGAAGCCAGGCTATGATCCGGTAGAAACCTTTGCTGATCCTGATATCAAATTTCTGAAAGCCAAAGTAGGTATGAAGCTCATCAAGAAAAAGCTGGGCTTCCGCTACCTCATGGATGTGATCCCGCTGGATGCTACCTTAGTGAAAGGCTCCCATGGCCGCATTCCTGAATCGGTAGAAGACCGCCCGCTACTCATCAGTCAAAGCCCTGAGCTACTACCTATAGAAAGTGTTGCCGCTCCTGAGGTATACCAATTGATGATGGACCATTTAAGAAAATAA